TCATAGGTTTACATTTACACATTAATTAAATTTAAGGTTATTCCACTGgtaatgtgtgtttttttgtggggCACAGAATCATTTCATTTTCTGCCACCACCGGGCGGTTAATGTCTGACTAACGGAACAGAGAGCAGGGAGGGAAGCAGCTACTGAGTGTACGGTGCACGGTTGGCTCGCTCATGTTACATTTCATACATCAACTCTCTCACATCCTCCTCGAGGCTCGGCTACAAATGCTGCCTATTGTTTCCTCAGCCATATAGTAGGCTAAGCTAGACGAAGCTGAACATATTTTGAATAGGCGACACGTTGTGGCGATTGTCGCTCATTTTACAATTGTTTCATAGACATTCAACCCTTCATTATCCTCGTGTAGTTTATTCTATGTGCGCAATTTATTGTTCTCTTTGTCATGGGCTAAAGAAGACCAGATTCTGTCATATAGCCTTGCCTACATTTCGATCCGTTCTGATGAATAGCATCTCCGAAAGACGAGTTGATCTTCAAGGCTGGCAGGGGACATAAATAATTGAGGTTGTGTGTGGGTGAACATAAAGAACAGTGTCTGCGGTCGTGTAGCCAGCCTGCAAATGGCTGGCATAATACATTCTCCTTCAATCGATAGTGAGGGTCGATTGTATGATCAAACGATTATGCCATAGATGGGTTATGGGTTGGCATAGTGTAACGGTATAACGGTGTAACAACGCCTGCTATTGTATGTCTGATGATGATTCAGAGTCTACCTCAAGACAGTCACTTGGGTTTATAGGTTAAACAGCTTCGTTTTCTGGCATTGCCATACAATCCCTTTACCGCGAGAAACGGGGCAACTTTCTATTTCATTTCCTACATTCATTTCTGGCGTTCTCAGTATGCTCAGAAACGTAACCGAAGACACACCTCCATGAGTCTTAAATCCGTGTTTAGTCTACCAGAGATGTGTTACATTGCAgtttatgatttaaaaaaaagatattCCGTTAAATGCCGCCCGTGTCACCTAGCTTGTGCGTAGCTGGGAATGAGAGAAAAATTGGCAAATTTCCAGGACCCAGTTTATAGCCTAATGCATAGGCTACAGGTAATCACTAGGCTACAGGTAATCACTAGGCTACAGTTATTCACTAGGCTACAGGTAATCACTTGGCTACATTTAATCACTAGGCTACAGGTAATCACTAGGCTACAGGTAATCACTAGGCTACAGTTATTCACTAGGCTACAGGTAATCACTTGGCTACATATAATCACTAGGCTACAGGTAATCACTAGGCTACAGGTAATCACTAGGCTACAGTTATTCACTAGGCTACAGGTAATCACTAGGCTACAGGTAATCACTTGGCTACATATAATCACTAGGCTACAGGTAATCACTAGGCTACAGGTAATCACTTGGCTACATATAATCACTAGGCTACATGTAATCACTTGGCTACATATAATCACTAGGCTACAGGTAATCACTAGGCTACAGGTAATCACTTGGCTACATATAATCACTAGGCTACAGGTAATCACTAGGCTACAGGTAATCACTAGGCTACAGTTATTCACTAGGCTACAGGTAATCACTTGGCTACATATAATCACTAGGCTACAGGTAATCACTAGGCTACAGGTATTCACTAGGCTACAGGTATTCACTAGGCTACATATAATCACTAGGCTACAGGtaatcactaggctacatatAATCACTAGGCTACAGGTAATCACTAGGCTACAGGTAATCACTAGGCTACAGGTATTCACTAGGCTACATATAATCACTAGGCTACAGGTAATCAGTAGGCTACAGGTATTCACTAGGCTACATAtaatcactaggctacatatAATCACTACGCTACCAGTAATCACTAGGCTACAGGAAATCACTAGGCTACAGGTAATCACTAGGCTACATGTAATCACTAGGCTACATGTAATCACTAGGCTACATGTAATCACTAGGCTACAGGTAATCACTAGGCTACAAGTAATCACTAGGCTACAAGTAATCACAAGGCTACAGGTAATCACTAGGCTACATGTAATCACTAGGCTACATGTAATCACTAGGCTACAGGTAATCACTAGGCTACATGTAATCACTAGGCTACAGGTAATCACTAGGCTACATGTAATCACTAGGCTACAGGTAATCACTAGGCTACAAGTAATCACAAGGCTACAGGTAATCACTAGGCTACATGTAATCACTAGGCTACATGTAATCACTAAGCTACATGTAATCACTAGGCTACATGTAATCACTAGGCTACATGTAATCACTAGGCTACATGTAATC
This is a stretch of genomic DNA from Oncorhynchus mykiss isolate Arlee chromosome 7, USDA_OmykA_1.1, whole genome shotgun sequence. It encodes these proteins:
- the LOC118965323 gene encoding uncharacterized protein LOC118965323 isoform X1 codes for the protein MREKLANFQDPVYSLMHRLQVITRLQVITRLQLFTRLQVITWLHLITRLQVITRLQVITRLQLFTRLQVITWLHIITRLQVITRLQVITRLQLFTRLQVITWLHIITRLHVITWLHIITRLQVITRLQVITWLHIITRLQVITRLQVITRLQLFTRLQVITWLHIITRLQVITRLQVFTRLQVFTRLHIITRLQVITRLHIITRLQVITRLQVITRLQVFTRLHIITRLQVISRLQVFTRLHIITRLHIITTLPVITRLQEITRLQVITRLHVITRLHVITRLHVITRLQVITRLQVITRLQVITRLQVITRLHVITRLHVITRLQVITRLHVITRLQVITRLHVITRLQVITRLQVITRLQVITRLHVITRLHVITKLHVITRLHVITRLHVITRLHVITRLQKLSLRLSLTLVKHD
- the LOC118965323 gene encoding uncharacterized protein LOC118965323 isoform X2; the protein is MREKLANFQDPVYSLMHRLQVITRLQVITRLQLFTRLQVITWLHIITRLQVITRLQVITRLQLFTRLQVITRLQVITWLHIITRLQVITRLQVITWLHIITRLHVITWLHIITRLQVITRLQVITWLHIITRLQVITRLQVITRLQLFTRLQVITWLHIITRLQVITRLQVFTRLQVFTRLHIITRLQVITRLHIITRLQVITRLQVITRLQVFTRLHIITRLQVISRLQVFTRLHIITRLHIITTLPVITRLQEITRLQVITRLHVITRLHVITRLHVITRLQVITRLQVITRLQVITRLQVITRLHVITRLHVITRLQVITRLHVITRLQVITRLHVITRLQVITRLQVITRLQVITRLHVITRLHVITKLHVITRLHVITRLHVITRLHVITRLQKLSLRLSLTLVKHD